Within Bacteroidota bacterium, the genomic segment AATTACATTACGCTTACCGATAACAATACAAACAAAAATGGAATATTGGTAAAAGATGGCGAGTCTGCAACTATAGGCTGTAACCATATGAAGGCAATGCTGTGTATGGCAACATCGACCAAAGTGCTATCACTTCTTTTATAGTGCAACGGTGTAACCATAGCTTGCAACTACACCGACAAAACCGAATATGGTGTTCTTGTTATGGCATCTCCAAATAGCACACAATACAAAGCGGAAATAAAAGCTAACGAATTTAACCATCATTCTTATGGCTTGCATTATACCTTGCATGCACTTATAGGTAACCAAATAGAAACCGGTAACAAATGGATGCTACCTGCAAATAGTTATATAAAACAGGCTTTACACGATGATAATGCATTAAATACTTTCATTCATTTTAACACAACACATGCTACGCTATGGCCTGATTGCTCACCTGTCAACTGGTTTCAAGCTGTTTTCGGTGTAAATAATGATAGTACATGCACCCCAAATGCCCAAAACAATATGGTTGATTATTGTATGGATAATTTTGTTTTCCCAAAAATAAGTAACGAGTTAGATGAAATAGACGATGTTTACTTGAAAGGTGAATATGCAGGGTCGGCATACGGTAATGAATTAGCTTGGATGTTAAAAAACAGTATATACCGCAAAGCAGAAAATAACGCAGCCTTGCTTGCCGATAGCTTGGTACAAGCAATATACAATGAGGCAGCAGCAGGATATATGGGCAGTTTGTATACCATGGACAATGAAAAAAATGAATGGTATATAAACGATAGCCTTGCAAATTGGAAGATTAATTTTAACGACAGCCTTGCAAAAAACATAAGCAAGGATATTGACATTAAACTTATAAATTTAGCAACAAAATGGATAGCAACTTAAATGTAAATTCTGTGTTGAGCGATCTGCAACTATTGCAAATGCAACGAATGATGAAACAAGCATATATGGACAGCATAACAGCTTATGAGAATAATATAAAGTATGCAAAAGGCGAAGATATAGCAGACATGGCCGATGCGCTAAATGCACAAAATGAAATAGAGACAAACGAAAAACTTTATACCGAAATTTATGCTGGTACTATTTTGCAAGGCATTTACGAATTTACGCAAGACCAGATTAATACTTTGATATATATAGCCAACCAATGCCCTTTAGCGGGTGGTGCAGTTGTTTTTCGTGCAAGGTCATTATTATTTATGGTTGATGAAACATACACTTACAACGACCGCGAAATATGCAATGCCGTTGGCATTACATTGCGCCAAGGGCAGCAAGTGCCAGTAGAAAATATTGATGCACGCAGGTTTATAGTATTTCCAAACCCTGCCAACGATGCAATTAATATTGTATATCCGTATACATCAGATTGTACCATGCTATTTGTATTGTATGATGGTTATGGCCGCTCTATAACTTCTATTAAATTAGACAATAAAAATGGTTTACTTACACTGCCAACAAAAGAAATAAACTGTGGTGTTTATGCTTATAAAATAAGCTGTAATTACATTGTAAAAACCAATGGCAAACTTGTAATAATACATTAATATGAGAACAATATTATTTGCTTTCATTTTGCTTAATTTTAATTTGGTGAAAGCGCAAGGGTTAATAATTTATGGATTGGTGGTTACTATTCATACCAAGGCAAACCAGCAGGCATCAATTGGATTGATTTTCAAAGTGGAGTTCCAGTTGCTACTTATGATAGTCTTGAAATGGATTTTCGCTATACTAATGCTTCAATATGTGATAGCAATGGTAATATGTTATTCTATACAAATGGATATTATATTGCTGATGCAAACAATGATACCTTGCTTAATGGAACTGGAATAAGTCCAGGACAATATGCGAATATGTTCCCTGATGGCTTTTTAATACCACAGGCAGCATTAGCGATACAGAAACCGGGTTCAGATTCGTTATATTATTTATTCCATTCAACAGTTGATAATCCACCTGACTTTACAGAATCCCATTTTCTTTATTACTCAGTAATTGATATTTCAACTAATAATGGTTTGGGTGAGGTTATATCTAAAAACAATATTGCTATTACAGACATTATGAATGGGGGTAAAATAGCAGCAACAAAACATGGTAATGGCCGCGATTGGTGGATAATGGTCCATAGAGCGTATACCAATATTTTTATAAAAATATTGGTGACACCTTATGGTATTGATGGCCCATTTTACCAAACAATCGGAAGCGTTAGAGATTGGGATGCAGGTCAAGCAAAATTTTCGCCTGATGGTACTCGATATGCTTATTATCACTATCGAAATAATACAGATTTAGATGTTTTTGATTTTGACCGCTGTAGCGGATTATTAAGTAATTGGCGTAACGATACCATTGAGCAAATTGTTGGTAATGTAGGTATGGAGTTTTCACCTAACTCGCAATATGTGTATGTGAGCAATATTGTTAATCTTTATCAATATGACTGCAATCCGGCCAACCTTGCAAGCGGCCGTATATTAGTTGCTACTTACGATGGATTTTATGATAGTTTTCCACCCGCGGGTACTTATTTTTGTCAAACACAAATTGCCCCAGATGGAAAGGTATATGTGGCAACTGGCAATAGCACTCGCTACTATCATATAATAGCCCAGCCTGATAGCCCCGGGCTTGCCTGCAATGTTATACAGCATGGATTGATGGTACCCTTTTATTTCAATACCATTCCCAATCATCCTAATTATTTTTTGGGGGCAAATGGGTTGTGTAATAATTTGAGTTATGAAAGTTTAGAAAGTGGGAAGGTTAAGAAAGTTACGGTGTTTGGTAACCCTACCCACGATAAATTTACATTGTGGTTTCCGCCTGATAAGGATGTGGGCGAGTTGGAGATATATGATGTTAACGGTAACCATATACGCAACGAGCGGGTTGCTCAATGGAGCCAGTATAAGACTGTGGATATTGGTGAGTTTAGTGCAGGGGTTTATTTTTGTAAGATGCGGTGGCCGAGTGGGGAGGGGAGTTGTAGGGTTGTGAAGTTTTGAAAGTTTTGAAGGTTGAGAAAGTTTTAAAATTTGTGTAATCTGTTCAATCAGCTTAATGTGTGGTTCAGACAATTGGCAATTCACCCTAAATCCCCTTTAGGGGACTTGCCTATTCTCGGCTTGGATTTTCGTGAATATTTGATTTTTTAATTGAATAAAATTTGAAAACTAATACTAAATAATAAGAGAAACCCAGCGTAGCAAAGGTAAGCCCCTTAAGGGGTTTGGGGTGTATTTTGGTGCCGAATGCGACTACGCTTGTGGTTGCATCTATGTCAGTTG encodes:
- a CDS encoding T9SS type A sorting domain-containing protein translates to MDSNLNVNSVLSDLQLLQMQRMMKQAYMDSITAYENNIKYAKGEDIADMADALNAQNEIETNEKLYTEIYAGTILQGIYEFTQDQINTLIYIANQCPLAGGAVVFRARSLLFMVDETYTYNDREICNAVGITLRQGQQVPVENIDARRFIVFPNPANDAINIVYPYTSDCTMLFVLYDGYGRSITSIKLDNKNGLLTLPTKEINCGVYAYKISCNYIVKTNGKLVIIH
- a CDS encoding T9SS type A sorting domain-containing protein, with protein sequence MDFRYTNASICDSNGNMLFYTNGYYIADANNDTLLNGTGISPGQYANMFPDGFLIPQAALAIQKPGSDSLYYLFHSTVDNPPDFTESHFLYYSVIDISTNNGLGEVISKNNIAITDIMNGGKIAATKHGNGRDWWIMVHRAYTNIFIKILVTPYGIDGPFYQTIGSVRDWDAGQAKFSPDGTRYAYYHYRNNTDLDVFDFDRCSGLLSNWRNDTIEQIVGNVGMEFSPNSQYVYVSNIVNLYQYDCNPANLASGRILVATYDGFYDSFPPAGTYFCQTQIAPDGKVYVATGNSTRYYHIIAQPDSPGLACNVIQHGLMVPFYFNTIPNHPNYFLGANGLCNNLSYESLESGKVKKVTVFGNPTHDKFTLWFPPDKDVGELEIYDVNGNHIRNERVAQWSQYKTVDIGEFSAGVYFCKMRWPSGEGSCRVVKF